The following proteins are encoded in a genomic region of Iodidimonas sp. SYSU 1G8:
- a CDS encoding transglutaminase family protein: MRIRLGYELTYDFPQPTPMIALLNVHYSRVSGLEHPDHLKTSPSVPVESYRDSFGNWCSRLVAPSGRFTMTTDTVIRENGLPDPVDYGAVQHPVEDLPPETLLFLLGSRYCETDKLADEAWRLFQNTPLGWFRVQAVCDFVHNHITFDYQRARNTRTAAEAYAEGHGVCRDFTHLAVAFCRCLNIPARYCTGYISDIGTPQPWGVGDFAAWMEVYLGGRWHVFDPRNNARRIGRVLIAHGRDAADVPLTHTFGPNNLVGFKVWSDEVEG; encoded by the coding sequence CCCATGATCGCGCTTTTGAACGTCCACTATTCCCGCGTCAGCGGCCTCGAGCACCCCGACCATCTGAAGACCTCACCGTCCGTGCCGGTTGAAAGCTACCGCGACAGCTTCGGCAACTGGTGCAGCCGGCTCGTCGCGCCGTCCGGACGCTTTACGATGACCACGGATACGGTCATCCGCGAGAACGGCCTGCCCGACCCGGTGGACTACGGCGCCGTCCAGCATCCCGTCGAGGATCTTCCGCCCGAGACGCTGCTGTTCCTGCTCGGCAGCCGCTATTGCGAGACGGACAAGCTCGCCGACGAAGCCTGGCGCCTGTTCCAGAATACGCCGCTCGGATGGTTCCGAGTCCAGGCGGTCTGCGACTTCGTCCACAACCACATCACCTTCGACTATCAGCGTGCGCGCAACACCCGCACCGCCGCCGAAGCCTATGCCGAAGGCCATGGTGTGTGCCGCGACTTCACCCATCTGGCCGTCGCCTTCTGCCGCTGCCTCAACATCCCCGCGCGCTACTGCACCGGGTACATCAGCGACATTGGCACGCCGCAGCCCTGGGGCGTCGGCGATTTCGCTGCCTGGATGGAAGTGTATCTCGGCGGCCGCTGGCACGTCTTCGATCCGCGCAACAACGCCCGCCGGATCGGCCGCGTCCTGATCGCCCATGGCCGCGACGCCGCCGATGTGCCGCTCACCCACACATTCGGCCCCAACAACCTCGTCGGTTTCAAGGTCTGGAGCGACGAAGTCGAAGGCTGA
- a CDS encoding PhnA-like protein: MSVSSDYVVTSDPVAPGVLVAAQESRPFDLYRASWGGIFAGMFLALIIQFILNLLGVGIGIATLDPGTADNPSASSLSIAAAIWFVVAGLIAAFAGGYVASRLSGRPFKPTGGLQGLTTWAVTTLVVLFLLGSAVGGIVGGAFQGLSNLAGGVGNAVQAAAPAIGQSDPFAGIEEQVTQTTGSDPQTLRDAAVSAMRAAVTGDPARASEARERAAQAIARAQNIPVEDARLQVARYEQEYRATAEEVRRESIKAADTAASAASYTAILGVIALVLGAIAGYLGGVLGTVAPVTITTETVVRRNI; encoded by the coding sequence ATGTCAGTCAGCTCGGATTACGTGGTCACGTCCGACCCGGTAGCGCCCGGAGTCCTCGTCGCCGCGCAGGAATCACGGCCGTTCGATCTCTACCGCGCCTCTTGGGGCGGAATATTCGCGGGCATGTTCCTCGCGCTCATCATCCAGTTCATTCTGAATCTGCTGGGTGTCGGTATCGGTATCGCCACGCTCGATCCGGGCACCGCCGACAATCCATCCGCCAGTTCGCTCTCCATCGCCGCGGCCATCTGGTTCGTCGTCGCCGGACTGATCGCCGCTTTCGCCGGCGGTTATGTCGCCAGCCGCCTCTCGGGCCGCCCCTTCAAGCCGACAGGCGGTCTCCAGGGTCTCACCACCTGGGCCGTCACGACCCTGGTCGTGCTTTTCCTGCTCGGTTCCGCTGTTGGCGGTATTGTCGGCGGCGCTTTCCAGGGCCTGAGTAATCTGGCCGGCGGCGTCGGTAACGCGGTTCAAGCCGCGGCACCCGCGATCGGCCAATCCGATCCGTTCGCCGGTATCGAAGAGCAAGTGACCCAGACCACCGGCAGCGATCCCCAGACCTTGCGCGATGCCGCCGTGTCGGCCATGCGCGCGGCCGTGACCGGGGACCCCGCCCGTGCTTCCGAAGCGCGTGAACGCGCGGCCCAGGCCATTGCCCGCGCCCAGAACATTCCGGTCGAGGACGCCCGCCTTCAGGTCGCCCGCTACGAGCAGGAATATCGCGCCACGGCGGAGGAAGTTCGCCGCGAGTCCATCAAGGCGGCCGATACTGCGGCCAGCGCCGCGTCCTATACGGCGATCCTGGGTGTCATCGCCCTCGTGCTTGGCGCTATTGCCGGCTATCTCGGCGGCGTTCTCGGCACCGTCGCGCCGGTTACGATTACCACCGAGACCGTCGTCCGCCGCAATATCTGA
- a CDS encoding DUF2059 domain-containing protein, with product MEFDDLMNQMTVNMLDQMDPLRGRVVSKQDEAFFEQLKGSMKRGMARLVPEMMAATTEIYARTFTEQELRDVITFYSSASGQAFLHKGKMVMAEAMTAMNTVIPKYVAYTEEDYCAQVTCGDTERRLFDNMQKGVDISTGRKPLAE from the coding sequence ATGGAGTTCGATGACTTGATGAACCAGATGACGGTGAACATGCTCGACCAGATGGATCCGTTGCGAGGCCGCGTGGTCTCGAAGCAGGACGAGGCATTTTTCGAGCAGCTGAAGGGCAGCATGAAACGGGGAATGGCGAGGCTCGTTCCTGAAATGATGGCGGCCACGACGGAGATCTATGCGAGGACATTCACGGAGCAGGAGTTGCGTGATGTCATCACCTTCTATTCATCGGCGTCCGGACAGGCTTTCCTGCACAAAGGCAAGATGGTCATGGCGGAAGCCATGACCGCCATGAACACCGTCATACCGAAGTATGTGGCGTACACCGAAGAGGATTACTGCGCGCAGGTGACATGCGGCGACACGGAACGGCGTCTGTTCGACAACATGCAGAAGGGTGTGGATATCTCGACGGGCAGAAAGCCGCTGGCTGAGTAG
- a CDS encoding DUF5309 family protein, which produces DPEYAALVQLRPIQQVPLAKTGDAEKRMLVVEYGLKVKTEKAHGVAADLETS; this is translated from the coding sequence CGACCCGGAATACGCGGCGCTGGTGCAGCTGCGTCCGATCCAGCAGGTGCCGCTCGCCAAGACCGGCGACGCGGAAAAGCGCATGCTGGTGGTGGAGTACGGGCTGAAGGTGAAGACCGAGAAGGCGCATGGCGTGGCGGCGGATCTCGAAACGTCGTAG